A genomic segment from Aegilops tauschii subsp. strangulata cultivar AL8/78 chromosome 1, Aet v6.0, whole genome shotgun sequence encodes:
- the LOC109755670 gene encoding ribosome biogenesis regulatory protein homolog yields MAAEEAAAATNFEVDLGHLLAYDPSHHLAAGAASSRAELRDECLRKATELAQAVANALFSLPATEGRDGPLVRLPPPTNRLPREKHLPRPKPPTKWEQFAKSKGIIKHKKNKRAWDEQTNSWKRTYGYDRVNDDRDVPIIEAKLTDEPGVDPFAQRREEKKGRVDKQEKNRLGNLKNAAKVGALPSHIQLAATSVPITGTKADLPRKAKKEDLENVAGMASAATASGGKFDKKLPGEKPLKKAGKNRKFLPVVEGKGMGNLEKQQNDKILNSLLAKNFEEPLDVSKAITMYKVKKDNKRRKDKQSSSSGSNKLKPQKKIHKKSSKKSA; encoded by the exons ATGGCGGCGGAAGAAGCAGCCGCCGCCACCAACTTCGAGGTGGACCTGGGCCACCTCCTCGCCTACGACCCCTCGCaccacctcgccgccggcgccgcgTCCTCCAGGGCGGAGCTGCGGGACGAGTGCCTGCGGAAGGCCACGGAGCTGGCGCAGGCCGTCGCCAACGCCCTCTTCTCGCTGCCGGCCACCGAGGGCCGCGACGGCCCCCTcgtccgcctcccgccgcccaccaaCCGACTGCCCCGCGAGAAGCAT TTGCCGAGGCCGAAGCCTCCTACCAAGTGGGAGCAGTTTGCGAAATCGAAAG GGATTATCAAGCACAAGAAGAACAAGCGTGCATGGGACGAGCAAACTAATTCCTGGAAGCGGACTTACGGCTATGATCGCGTTAATGATGACAGAGACGTTCCCATCATTGAAGCCAAATTGACAGACG AGCCTGGTGTTGATCCTTTTGCTCAAAGAAGGGAAGAGAAGAAGGGCAGGGtagataaacaagaaaagaacaGACTTGGAAATTTGAAGAATGCTGCAAAAGTTGGTGCTCTGCCAAG TCACATACAGCTTGCTGCCACGTCCGTGCCCATCACAGGGACTAAAGCTGATCTGCCTAGAAAAGCTAAGAAGGAAGATCTCGAGAATGTTGCTGGTATGGCTTCGGCGGCAACAGCTAGCGGTGGAAAGTTTGACAAAAAGTTGCCTGGCGAGAAACCTCTTAAGAAGGCTGGCAAAAATAGAAAG TTCCTCCCTGTCGTTGAAGGGAAAGGAATGGGCAACCTGGAGAAACAGCAGAACGACAAGATCCTGAACAGTCTACTGGCCAAGAACTTCGAGGAGCCGTTGGATGTCAGCAAG GCAATCACGATGTACAAGGTGAAGAAGGACAACAAGAGGAGGAAGGACAAACAATCATCGTCATCCGGATCAAATAAGTTGAAGCCCCAGAAGAAAATCCACAAGAAATCTTCAAAGAAAAGTGCTTAG
- the LOC109755682 gene encoding E3 ubiquitin-protein ligase SINA-like 7 yields MAINGSSSSKRKVEAQREGESSSKKLNVTVGLETLDCTICSAPLRPPIFQCSVGHFICSTCRESEDQLDYKCSTCSVKTFFKRCFGMEHVVQSVTVACSNGKYGCAEKFTYYKKEEHEKACPNAPCFCPESGCEFAGPTKMLLDHFATQHKCPSTNLPDSGSVSLRLKPGLHVLQCTDTSYFFLLSMASKPFGHAISVVCVQPNVTEFRFACTMSYDCITTGCCGSASCHIRSSSLSDGLPTVYDLILPKGKVSDDENSIMIKATIRRQPLGLSRSCFREMGPTPALEQRPDTCDVEEKEEEEKEDHEEEEEDDNEEELDDDHEDEDDDEEEEEDQEEELDDDYENEDDDEEEEMDED; encoded by the exons ATGGCGATCAATGGTAGTAGCTCCAGCAAGAGAAAAGTTGAAGCGCAgcgagagggggagagcagctccaagaagctGAATGTCACCGTGGGGTTGGAGACCCTTGACTGTACTATCTGCTCTGCGCCCCTCAGGCCTCCGATATTCCAG TGCTCTGTGGGGCATTTCATATGCTCCACATGCCGTGAATCTGAGGATCAACTGGACTACAAGTGCTCCACATGCTCTGTCAAAACTTTCTTCAAGCGCTGCTTTGGAATGGAACATGTCGTCCAGTCAGTCACAGTTGCTTGCTCCAATGGCAAGTACGGATGTGCGGAGAAGTTCACCTACTACAAGAAAGAAGAACACGAGAAAGCATGCCCGAATGCCCCATGCTTCTGCCCAGAGTCCGGTTGTGAATTTGCTGGGCCAACAAAGATGCTCCTGGACCATTTCGCGACCCAGCACAAGTGTCCGTCTACAAACCTTCCAGACTCTGGCTCGGTGTCTCTCCGCCTAAAACCTGGCTTACATGTTCTGCAGTGCACGGACACCAGCTACTTTTTCTTGCTCAGCATGGCATCGAAGCCTTTTGGACATGCCATCTCAGTCGTCTGCGTCCAACCAAACGTTACGGAATTCAGGTTTGCATGTACTATGAGCTACGACTGCATAACGACCGGCTGTTGTGGAAGTGCAAGCTGTCACATAAGGAGCTCTTCACTCTCTGATGGGCTTCCGACAGTGTATGACTTGATACTTCCCAAGGGAAAGGTTTCTGATGATGAAAACAGCATCATGATCAAAGCCACCATTCGTCGTCAACCTTTAGGTCTCAGCAGATCTTGTTTTCGAGAAATGGGTCCGACTCCTGCACTTGAACAAAGGCCTGATACTTGTGATgttgaggagaaggaggaggaggagaaggaggatcatgaggaagaggaggaggacgataatgaagaagagttggatgatgatcatgaggacgaggatgatgatgaggaagaggaggaggatcaGGAGGAAGAGTTGGATGATGACTATGAGAAcgaggatgatgatgaggaggaggagatggatGAGGACTAG
- the LOC109755671 gene encoding uncharacterized protein, with product MARLSFVPISLLLLASLAAGAGAAAAADPGEGGPRVSVQYASEEESRWLDRWTEKHLAQQGSGQAIEIQPGTDEESAQLSRMFPGNAYIGHIEYDKDHPFGRIVVDAFHSKARQAKPNDDLQKQGQEESRSHAEHDVKDL from the exons ATGGCCCGGCTCTCTTTCGTCCCCATCTCCCTGCTGCTGCTAGCTAGcctcgccgccggcgccggcgccgcagCAGCCGCGGATCCAGGGGAAGGGGGCCCCAGGGTCAGCGTGCAGTACGCGAGCGAGGAGGAGTCCCGGTGGCTGGACCGCTGGACGGAGAAGCATCTGGCCCAACAAGGGTCCGGCCAAGCCATCGAGATTCAGCCGGGCACCGACGAGGAGTCGGCGCAACTGAGCCGCATGTTCCCCGGCAACGCCTACATCGGCCACATTGAGTATGACAAGGACCATCC CTTTGGCAGAATCGTCGTGGATGCCTTCCACTCCAAAGCTCGCCAGGCGAAGCCGAACGATGATCTGCAGAAGCAGGGCCAGGAGGAGTCTCGCTCTCACGCCGAG CACGACGTCAAGGATCTTTAG